Proteins from a genomic interval of Chloroflexota bacterium:
- a CDS encoding Gfo/Idh/MocA family oxidoreductase, with protein sequence MADKLRVGLVSGVRHQDDYARVFAQHPSVTLVGMGDDADLPAEYHDLNRAIADEHGLAYTTDLDAFLARDDVDAVCVAPEYARHTPLALRALAAEKHVLVDKPIGITLDQCDALIAAARTTTRTFAWIARIGHPSLQRARDAVAAGDIGTIVNINAHFLATYGNGEKWDEEERAFFDPVVNGGGELLNFGLYPLSAILNVTGLAPTAVHCVKGAYYNRPHRELDIEDMALLNLEMENGILASVCVGRAHVPGNLHHSDIWLEVTGTHGTLVAEELEQDAVLFGATPGYVERRYRMPEGSQAHFGAVIDNFVWAVQTGGQPFLGADEAEKVMHTVFAAYASSETGQVVTVE encoded by the coding sequence ATGGCTGACAAACTACGCGTCGGTCTGGTAAGCGGCGTGCGCCATCAGGACGACTATGCCAGGGTCTTCGCGCAGCATCCAAGCGTAACGCTGGTCGGTATGGGGGACGATGCCGATCTACCGGCAGAATACCACGACCTGAACCGCGCCATCGCGGACGAACACGGCTTGGCATACACGACCGACCTCGACGCCTTCCTCGCTCGTGACGACGTGGATGCCGTGTGCGTCGCGCCGGAATACGCCCGGCACACACCGCTCGCGCTCCGCGCGCTCGCGGCCGAAAAACACGTGCTGGTGGATAAGCCCATCGGCATCACTCTAGACCAGTGCGACGCGCTCATCGCGGCGGCGCGCACAACCACGCGCACGTTTGCCTGGATTGCCCGCATCGGCCACCCCTCGCTGCAACGAGCGCGTGACGCCGTGGCGGCGGGAGACATTGGGACCATCGTTAACATCAACGCCCACTTCCTCGCCACGTACGGCAACGGCGAGAAATGGGACGAGGAAGAGCGGGCCTTCTTCGATCCGGTGGTCAACGGCGGCGGCGAACTCCTGAATTTCGGCCTCTATCCCCTCTCGGCCATCCTGAACGTGACGGGCCTGGCCCCAACCGCGGTCCACTGCGTCAAGGGCGCGTACTACAACCGCCCCCATCGCGAGCTCGATATCGAGGACATGGCGCTGCTCAACCTGGAAATGGAGAATGGGATTCTCGCCTCAGTCTGCGTGGGGCGGGCGCACGTGCCGGGGAATCTGCACCACAGCGATATCTGGCTGGAGGTAACCGGCACGCACGGTACCCTGGTCGCTGAAGAGTTGGAACAAGACGCCGTGCTCTTCGGCGCAACGCCAGGCTACGTCGAGCGCCGCTACCGAATGCCCGAGGGTTCGCAAGCGCACTTTGGCGCCGTGATCGACAACTTCGTCTGGGCCGTCCAAACCGGCGGCCAACCCTTCCTCGGCGCCGACGAGGCGGAAAAGGTGATGCACACCGTATTCGCTGCGTACGCGTCCTCAGAGACTGGCCAAGTGGTGACCGTTGAATAG
- a CDS encoding DUF2281 domain-containing protein, with protein MAIADHIDLRDLPESAQQEVYDFYLFVRQRVLAEQAIAVASEGALLSEEALAEDWDRPEEDQAWQAFQQ; from the coding sequence ATGGCAATAGCAGACCACATTGATCTTCGGGATCTGCCTGAGTCGGCGCAACAGGAGGTGTACGACTTCTACTTGTTTGTGCGGCAGCGTGTCCTGGCAGAGCAGGCAATTGCTGTAGCAAGCGAAGGCGCTCTGCTTAGCGAGGAGGCACTGGCTGAAGATTGGGATCGGCCGGAGGAAGACCAAGCGTGGCAAGCGTTTCAGCAATGA